The following proteins are encoded in a genomic region of Molothrus aeneus isolate 106 chromosome 14, BPBGC_Maene_1.0, whole genome shotgun sequence:
- the CYSLTR1 gene encoding cysteinyl leukotriene receptor 1 has protein sequence MTALSPNLSCHNSSIDDFRNSVYSTLYSMISIMGFVGNGVVLYVLIRTYRQKTAFQIYMLNLALSDFLCVLTLPLRVIYYVHKGHWFFSDFLCRLSSYALYVNLYCSIFFMTAMSFFRCIAIVFPVRNISLVSEKKAKFLCVGIWVFVTLTSAPFLRNGTYQHGNKTKCFEPPENSQKTNMVVILDFIALFVGFIFPFVIITICYTMIIRTLLRNSLRKNEANRRKAVWMIVIVTATFLVSFTPYHVLRTVHLHALRLRGPGCADTVFLQKAVIVTLPLAAANCCFDPLLYFFSGGNFRQRLTTLRKASSSSLSQAFRKKISVKDKEEQPFGENQRENGKAAVAPL, from the coding sequence ATGACAGCGCTGTCTCCCAACCTGTCGTGCCACAACTCCTCCATCGACGACTTCCGCAACAGCGTCTACTCCACGCTCTACTCCATGATCAGCATCATGGGCTTCGTGGGCAACGGCGTGGTGCTGTATGTGCTGATCCGCACGTACCGGCAGAAAACGGCCTTCCAGATCTACATGCTCAACCTGGCCCTGTCCGACTTCCTGTGCGTGCTCACGCTGCCGCTGCGCGTCATCTACTACGTGCACAAGGGCCACTGGTTCTTCAGTGACTTCCTGTGCCGCCTCTCGTCCTACGCGCTCTACGTCAACCTCTACTGCAGCATCTTCTTCATGACAGCCATGAGCTTCTTCCGCTGCATCGCCATCGTCTTCCCGGTCCGCAACATCAGCCTGGTGTCGGAGAAGAAGGCCAAGTTTCTGTGCGTGGGCATCTGGGTGTTCGTCACGCTGACGAGCGCGCCCTTCTTGCGGAACGGCACCTACCAGCACGGCAACAAGACCAAGTGCTTCGAACCGCCGGAGAACTCCCAGAAGACAAACATGGTGGTGATCCTGGATTTCATCGCCCTCTTTGTGGGCTTCATCTTCCCCTTCGTCATCATCACCATCTGCTACACCATGATCATCCGCACCCTGCTGCGCAACTCGCTGCGGAAGAACGAGGCCAACCGCCGCAAGGCCGTGTGGATGATCGTCATTGTCACCGCCACCTTCCTGGTGAGCTTCACGCCGTACCACGTCCTGCGCACGGTGCACCTGCACGCGCTGCGCCTGCGGGGCCCCGGGTGCGCCGACACCGTGTTCCTGCAGAAAGCCGTCATCGtcaccctgcccctggcagctgcCAACTGCTGCTTCGACCCCCTCCTCTACTTCTTCTCCGGGGGAAACTTCCGGCAGAGACTCACCACGCTGAGGAAGGCGTCCTCCTCCAGCTTGTCGCAGGCCTTCAGGAAAAAGATCTCTGTGAAGGACAAGGAGGAGCAACCTTTTGGAGAAAACCAGAGGGAGAATGGAAAGGCAGCTGTGGCTCCTTTGTAA